A portion of the Salvelinus fontinalis isolate EN_2023a chromosome 32, ASM2944872v1, whole genome shotgun sequence genome contains these proteins:
- the thrap3b gene encoding thyroid hormone receptor-associated protein 3b isoform X4, translating to MSISSLYTDLCLTCLLLLRTVPYDSLTVVTAEMSKAPDSPARSRSRSKSRSRSYTRSRSRSRSRSRKHRYSFLKRTENSRSRSRSRSHSPSHGRNYPTRDYQNNQGYQGYQRGYNRGFRRPFYFRGRTRGFYPRRGYQRGGNSYGYRANNWRGGGYRDGPHRDQDHHGPHSPRRGRSRSRTPRKRSGSRSHSRSRYSDRSSSRGSRWSRGRHSSSRSRSSSPRHRRSSPSSGKPGSKDVKDTPTPAEAKGESGGGAGEQAEGQGGEASSHDKDSAGKWQGLSDYDTSPKRSSPAVAANQGKSEPKGPLWRTIGSTGSAPSTHSPPGSTKAVPTASFSGFGFLGKEDPTRADDKSAISSAFKKFLAENKSKKQQAAAEWENGRDRDQSTTDGDGREKGKSRTSSGLLNITAASFSSKADKSLPFLDKAEEAFLKSQAAGREREREAEEEAKPKGATLTTRDVFGKWEDEPHYYPPGKDEERLRDTADDVVEDLEHMEEELYRSRKQASKKEEKSKKKEKKDKEKSSTSPAIVTVALRGSGSREKDRPLALFPVSRVESPLLRPSGKRDDFELSINSFDKMPSSSGGLTKERGMSRDLVHPAKKDHGEFRSIFQHIQAAQLRRSPSELFAQHIVTIVHYIKAQHFSSSSMTLSERFAMYQRKAAEMELMKPRKSPEIHRRIDVSPSAFKRHSHLLEELEECSYKDQGKKPKGDPMDLRLDIERRKRFSGKEPGQHKRDGGKGSGGSRGPSQERSSEKSAKHHKKSKKTKKKRDRSPSSSSSSSSPSPFRGGFRGKDHMMGEEMEHMDQGYSKPRFGPRDYGGPMDRGLPRDYEGHMERGPPRDYEGHMDRGRGRGGGFTVLLCSVPSS from the exons ACAGTTGTGACTGCGGAGATGTCCAAGGCTCCAGATTCCCCTGCACGGTCCCGCTCCAGATCAAAGTCCAGATCCCGGTCTTACACGCGGTCTCGCTCGAGAAGCCGCTCCAGATCCAGGAAGCACCGCTACAG CTTCCTCAAACGCACAGAAAA TTCCAGGTCTCGCTCCCGCTCCAGATCTCACTCTCCGTCCCACGGCAGGAACTATCCCACCAGAGACTACCAGAACAACCAGGGTTACCAGGGTTACCAGAGAGGCTACAACCGCGGCTTCCGCAGACCCTTCTACTTCCGCGGTAGAACCCGGGGCTTCTACCCTCGCCGTGGTTaccagagaggagggaacagctatGGCTACAGAGCCAACAACTGGCGGGGGGGTGGCTACCGGGACGGGCCACACCGCGACCAGGATCACCACGGTCCGCATAGCCCCAGGAGAGGCCGCTCACGCTCCCGCACTCCTAGGAAACGCTCGGGCAGCCGCAGCCACTCTCGGTCTCGATACTCTGACCGCTCGTCCTCCAGGGGTTCTCGGTGGTCTCGGGGGCGCCACAGCTCGTCTCGCTCCCGCTCCTCGTCCCCGCGGCACCGCCGCAGCAGCCCTAGCTCGGGGAAGCCCGGCTCCAAGGATGTAAAGGACACACCTACGCCAGCAGAGGCCAAGGGGGAGAGCGGAGGAGGGGCTGGGGAGCAGGCAGAAGGACAGGGGGGAGAAGCCAGTAGTCATGATAAGGATTCTGCTGGGAAATGGCAGGGTCTGAGTGACTATGACACCAGCCCCAAACGCAGCAGTCCTGCTGTTGCTGCCAACCAGGGAAAATCAGAACCCAAAGGGCCGTTGTGGAGAACCATCGGCAGCACTGGCAGTGCTCCCTCCACCCACAGCCCACCGGGCTCCACCAAGGCCGTGCCAACCGCCTCCTTCAGCGGGTTTGGCTTCCTTGGCAAGGAGGATCCCACCAGGGCAGACGATAAGAGTGCCATTTCCTCTGCTTTCAAAAA GTTCTTGGCAGAAAACAAGAGCAAAAAGCAGCAGGCGGCGGCAGAGTGGGAGAATGGCCGGGACAGGGACCAAAGCACCACGGACGGAGACGGCAGAGAGAAAGGCAAGAGCAGGACTAGCAGTGGCCTCTTAAACATAACAGCAGCTTCCTTCAGCTCCAAGGCCGATAAGTCCCTGCCCTTCCTGGACAAAGCTGAAGAGGCCTTCCTCAAGTCTCAGgctgcagggagggagagggagagggaggcggaAGAGGAGGCCAAGCCCAAAGGAGCCACCCTGACGACACGGGACGTGTTTGGGAAGTGGGAAGACGAGCCCCATTACTACCCCCCAGGGAAGGAcgaggagagactgagagacacggCCGACGACGTGGTGGAAGACCTGGAGCACATGGAAGAGGAGCTCTACCGCAGCCGCAAGCAGGCGTCCAAGAAAGAAGAGAAGtccaagaagaaggagaagaaagacAAGGAGAAGAGCAGTACGTCCCCAGCCATAGTAACCGTGGCCCTTAGGGGTTCAGGTAGCAGGGAGAAGGACAGGCCCCTGGCCCTATTCCCCGTCTCTAGGGTGGAGTCACCCCTACTCAGGCCCTCTGGAAAGAGGGATGACTTTGAGCTTAGTATCAACTCCTTTGACAAGATGCCCAG CTCCTCTGGAGGTCTGACCAAGGAGCGTGGTATGTCCAGGGATCTGGTGCATCCCGCTAAGAAAGATCACGGAGAGTTCCGTTCCATCTTCCAGCATATTCAGGCGGCTCAGCTCAGACGCAGCCCCTCGGAGCTGTTTGCGCAGCACATTGTCACCATTGTGCACTACATCAAAG CCCAACATTTCAGCTCTTCAAGCATGACTTTAAGTGAGCGATTTGCCATGTACCAAAGAAAAGCCGCTGAGATGGAATTGATGAAGCCAAGGAAGAGTCCAGAAATCCATAG GAGAATCGATGTCTCCCCCAGTGCGTTTAAGAGACACTCTCACCTGCTAGAGGAGCTGGAGGAGTGCAGCTACAAG GATCAGGGTAAAAAACCTAAAGGTGACCCAATGGACCTGCGTCTGGATATAGAGCGCCGTAAAAGGTTTTCTGGGAAGGAGCCTGGGCAGCATAAACGGGACGGGGGCAAGGGCTCCGGAGGCTCCCGAGGACCCAGCCAAGAGAGGTCCTCAGAGAAATCTGCCAAACACCACAAGAAATCCAA AAAAACCAAGAAGAAGCGTGATcgctctccatcctcctcctcttcctcctcctctccctctcccttcagaGGAGGGTTCAGAGGTAAAGACCACATGATGGGGGAGGAGATGGAGCACATGGACCAGGGCTACAGTAAACCTCGCTTCGGGCCCCGGGACTACGGAGGCCCCATGGATAGGGGTCTCCCCCGGGATTATGAGGGCCACATGGAGAGGGGTCCCCCCCGGGATTATGAGGGCCACATGGATAGGGGCCGAGGACGTGGAGGAGGATTT ACTGTGCTTCTCTGCTCTGTTCCTTCCtcctaa